The nucleotide sequence AGATGCACTCGTGTCATTTATTGAATATGTAAGAACCTCCCCTGGAGCATCGCAAACAAGTCTTTGCCCATAGGGATCATCTATATTTATTATTGAATATTTATTTTCTTTAGTGCTTTTCGCTAAATAGTTTGTGAACAGCTCTTTTTTAACTTCAAAGTAGCTCTCCATAGAGCTGTGGTAGTCCAGATGGTCCTGGGTTAGGTTTGTAAATACAGCGGCGTCAAACTCACACCCCACAACTCTTTTTCTATCTAATGCGTGTGATGATACTTCCATTGCTACTGCTTGTACTCCCTCATCTTTCATTTCTCTAAACATCCTCATGAGATCTAGCGCCTCAGGGGTTGTCATAGAAGATTCTCTTATTTTTCCTGCGTAGCGGTAATCAATGGTGCCGATTACGCCTGAGTTTTTTCGCTCTTGATTCCAGATAGATTCCAGCAAATAAGTGATAGTGGTTTTACCATTTGTGCCTGTGATTCCTGCCAGTGTTAACTCCCTCGTAGGACGTTTGTAAAAATTCGCTGATACCAGGGCAAGAGCCTCTCTTGTATCAGCCACCTGTATAACTGAGATTTCTTCTGAGCTGACTTGCTCCAGCCGTTCTACTAACAGTGCAGCTGCTCCATTTTCAAGAGCAGAGCTAATATAGTTATGACCGTCAGTATTCTCGCCCTTTAGTGCTGCAAATAAATAATCTTCTCTTACCTGATTTGAATCAAGGCTGATCCCGCAAACCCGTGCTTCTTCATCTCCTGTGAATTTAATAATATCAACACCGTCTAGAAGCTCTTTAAGGATCATATTTTTTGTTCAAGCTCAATTGAGCAAACCATGCCCTCTTTAATTAAATCTCCCGGCTGG is from Thermodesulfobacteriota bacterium and encodes:
- a CDS encoding UDP-N-acetylmuramoyl-L-alanyl-D-glutamate--2,6-diaminopimelate ligase, producing MILKELLDGVDIIKFTGDEEARVCGISLDSNQVREDYLFAALKGENTDGHNYISSALENGAAALLVERLEQVSSEEISVIQVADTREALALVSANFYKRPTRELTLAGITGTNGKTTITYLLESIWNQERKNSGVIGTIDYRYAGKIRESSMTTPEALDLMRMFREMKDEGVQAVAMEVSSHALDRKRVVGCEFDAAVFTNLTQDHLDYHSSMESYFEVKKELFTNYLAKSTKENKYSIINIDDPYGQRLVCDAPGEVLTYSINDTSASVYAANSIISQDGIKATIHTPNGEVEIHSTLFGEHNLSNILAAVATAVSLGSSAESISMGLSNIDAVPGRLETIPNSYGFSVLVDYAHTPDALKNVLVAARPLTKGNLILVFGCGGDRDNAKRPQMGKIGKELSDILVVTSDNPRTENPEIILDHIEKGVLEAGYESRPYHRIQDRAQAIKKAISLAKEEDTVLIAGKGHEDYQIIGTTKYPFDDREIAKEVLKELGN